A genomic segment from Verrucomicrobiota bacterium encodes:
- a CDS encoding c-type cytochrome, translating to MPDGLQRLCYRVPPHPGPLSQGENSPIEARILTPRTDSLTTDSADFADREGSYPRDPCYPRLSQVYGEGTDHPDRGSTCAARPHEILRSRLPLPKSLSEKWVERATSQATSLCLAATCRQKARRAGSPPQQAGGLFHPEDNFQAGSKGHKGEGRSEWKSGSPTTRLLVIGIWAEPALLGVWLYLIGLTAVAASQASRPLSPSDELATLCLADANLTVELVAAEPNVISPVAIAWDADGRLFVAEMIDYPLGPGTGQIRRLEDLDGDGQYEKATVFADRLSFPNGVLPWKDGLLVTSAPNIWFLKDTNGDGKADERRVILTGFREGNQQLRVNGLTWGIDNWIYAANGRSDGDIRRPDEPAAKGVSLRNHDLRFRPDTGEFEVIAGRSQFGRARDDWGNHFLSWNTIPVRHVVIEERYLNRNPQLRPDEGVLDILAPADTGRVFPLTPPPLVFNKESSSHFNALAGLTIYRGDALGEKYCGNAFMGESLRNLVHRRVLEPNGVTFVARRGEEGKEFLASSDPWFHAVNFATGPDGALYVVDFYRQFVEHPEYVHNPSVEKRIPWRTGAEHGRIWRIKRKATQTSGGKAAATKSDRLEACPTLSGASTAELVQWLGHPNGWWRDTAQRLLVERQDRAAISLLKSAIRNPQSAIRNPQSAIPLARLHATWTLDGLGALDERTVLSALRDKDPRIREHAVRLSERFLGNSPNAAQLKRGVTRLAGDADARVRLELALAAGGLAAAERENLLAQLARRGVADRWQTLAILSSLNSRPWGFFARLVGANWTIGKRPWQTLPNDDTVYFVEKCARLIGSIPDGQDLERSLSWAMAAGSEATLPARLVFLAGMADGLEQRGHSLRDWIERRRQTARTPADSPQAFLERALRLVRSESERRRLRLAGIRVLVESRAPEAGAVALDWLRPGQASELQSAAIHALVKVADTDLAVRIFANWAEYAQGTRRQLANVASRSPALTVALLDALEQNRIPSIEMDASARQSLQKVPDAEARMRATKLFRSTVAADREEVLRKFKPALTLDREAGRGAEVFAKTCFVCHTIQGRGKQIGPDLSGIASRPPETVLIDILDPSRQVTPDFLSYTVTTSRGESVTGLLVAETSASVTLRRQSLPDETIPRSQIQELRADGKSLMPDGLEQGLSMQDIADLLAFLAQPDGSLLPKE from the coding sequence ATGCCAGACGGCCTCCAACGACTGTGTTACCGCGTTCCCCCTCACCCTGGCCCTCTCTCTCAGGGGGAGAATTCTCCGATCGAAGCTCGCATATTGACCCCCCGAACAGATTCTTTGACCACGGATTCCGCGGATTTCGCAGATAGAGAAGGGTCTTATCCGCGTGATCCGTGTTATCCGCGGTTGAGTCAGGTTTATGGGGAGGGAACAGACCATCCTGATCGAGGATCGACCTGCGCCGCTCGACCCCACGAAATCCTTAGATCGAGGCTCCCTCTCCCTAAGAGCCTGTCTGAAAAATGGGTGGAACGGGCTACCAGCCAGGCTACCAGCCTGTGTTTGGCGGCAACCTGCCGCCAAAAGGCCCGGCGGGCTGGTAGCCCGCCGCAACAGGCCGGTGGCCTGTTCCACCCAGAAGACAATTTTCAGGCAGGCTCTAAGGGCCATAAGGGAGAGGGCCGGAGTGAGTGGAAAAGTGGTTCCCCGACAACCAGGTTGTTAGTCATTGGAATCTGGGCAGAACCCGCTTTGCTTGGAGTGTGGCTCTATCTCATCGGGCTGACGGCGGTGGCCGCGAGTCAAGCAAGCCGTCCGCTGAGTCCCTCCGACGAACTCGCCACCCTTTGCCTCGCGGATGCGAATCTGACCGTTGAGCTCGTCGCCGCTGAACCCAACGTGATCAGCCCCGTGGCAATTGCCTGGGACGCAGACGGACGCCTGTTCGTCGCGGAGATGATCGACTATCCTCTGGGCCCGGGCACGGGCCAGATTCGCCGGCTCGAAGATTTGGACGGCGATGGCCAGTACGAAAAGGCCACCGTCTTTGCCGACAGACTTTCCTTTCCGAACGGCGTCCTGCCCTGGAAGGACGGCCTCCTGGTCACGTCTGCGCCGAACATCTGGTTCCTGAAAGACACCAATGGAGATGGAAAAGCCGACGAACGCCGCGTGATCCTCACCGGGTTTCGCGAAGGCAACCAGCAGTTGCGCGTGAACGGGCTCACCTGGGGGATCGACAACTGGATTTACGCCGCGAATGGCCGGAGCGATGGCGATATCCGCCGACCGGACGAGCCAGCCGCGAAAGGCGTGTCGCTGCGCAACCATGATTTGCGCTTCCGTCCCGACACCGGCGAATTCGAGGTCATCGCGGGGCGAAGCCAATTTGGCCGGGCGCGGGACGATTGGGGAAACCACTTTCTGTCGTGGAACACGATTCCGGTCCGGCACGTCGTCATCGAAGAGCGCTACTTGAATCGCAATCCGCAACTGCGGCCGGACGAAGGCGTGCTCGATATCCTCGCGCCGGCCGACACCGGCCGTGTGTTTCCGCTCACGCCGCCGCCGCTGGTCTTCAACAAAGAGTCATCCAGTCATTTCAACGCGCTGGCCGGGTTGACGATTTATCGCGGCGACGCACTCGGGGAAAAATACTGTGGCAATGCGTTCATGGGGGAGTCGCTGCGGAATCTCGTCCACCGCCGCGTGCTGGAACCGAACGGGGTGACTTTCGTGGCGCGCCGGGGTGAGGAAGGGAAGGAGTTTCTGGCTTCGAGCGATCCCTGGTTCCACGCGGTGAACTTCGCCACGGGACCGGACGGCGCGCTTTACGTCGTCGATTTTTACCGCCAGTTTGTGGAGCATCCGGAGTACGTCCATAACCCAAGCGTCGAAAAACGGATTCCCTGGCGGACGGGAGCGGAGCACGGGCGCATCTGGCGGATCAAGCGAAAAGCAACGCAAACTTCCGGAGGAAAAGCGGCGGCCACAAAGTCAGACAGGCTGGAAGCCTGTCCTACTTTGAGTGGCGCTTCGACGGCCGAACTCGTCCAGTGGCTGGGCCATCCAAACGGCTGGTGGCGCGATACGGCGCAGCGGCTTCTGGTCGAACGCCAGGATCGCGCCGCCATCTCACTCCTCAAATCCGCAATCCGCAATCCGCAATCCGCAATCCGCAATCCGCAATCCGCAATCCCACTGGCTCGTCTGCACGCGACGTGGACGCTCGACGGCCTTGGCGCGCTTGATGAAAGGACGGTTTTGTCGGCGCTCCGCGACAAGGACCCGCGCATTCGGGAGCACGCCGTGCGTCTCAGTGAACGGTTCCTCGGAAACTCGCCCAACGCGGCGCAGCTCAAGAGAGGCGTGACCCGGCTGGCCGGTGATGCCGATGCGCGAGTCCGCCTTGAACTCGCTTTGGCGGCCGGAGGACTTGCCGCAGCAGAGAGAGAGAATTTGCTCGCGCAGTTGGCTCGGCGAGGAGTCGCAGATCGCTGGCAGACCCTGGCGATTCTGAGCAGCTTGAATTCCCGGCCGTGGGGCTTTTTCGCCCGATTGGTCGGAGCGAATTGGACGATCGGTAAAAGACCCTGGCAAACGCTGCCGAACGATGACACGGTTTATTTTGTCGAGAAGTGCGCGCGCCTCATTGGATCGATCCCGGATGGCCAGGATCTGGAAAGGTCCTTATCCTGGGCGATGGCGGCCGGTTCCGAGGCGACGCTGCCTGCTCGCCTCGTGTTTCTCGCGGGAATGGCAGACGGACTGGAACAACGCGGACATTCTTTGCGCGATTGGATCGAGCGCCGGCGCCAAACGGCCCGAACTCCAGCGGACTCTCCGCAGGCTTTCCTCGAACGTGCGCTGAGGTTGGTCAGATCAGAATCAGAACGGCGACGCCTGCGACTGGCCGGCATTCGAGTCCTGGTTGAATCTCGCGCGCCGGAGGCTGGAGCCGTCGCGCTCGATTGGCTGCGGCCCGGACAGGCTTCGGAACTCCAATCTGCCGCGATTCATGCTTTGGTGAAAGTGGCCGACACCGACTTGGCGGTTCGGATTTTCGCGAACTGGGCGGAGTATGCGCAAGGCACGCGGCGGCAATTGGCGAACGTGGCATCGCGTTCCCCTGCGCTCACGGTCGCTCTCCTCGATGCGCTCGAACAAAACCGGATTCCGTCGATTGAAATGGACGCTTCGGCGCGCCAGTCGCTGCAAAAGGTTCCCGACGCCGAAGCACGAATGCGCGCCACGAAACTTTTTCGAAGCACCGTCGCCGCCGATCGCGAAGAGGTTTTGCGCAAGTTCAAACCGGCGCTGACCCTCGACCGGGAGGCGGGCCGCGGCGCGGAGGTGTTCGCCAAAACCTGCTTTGTTTGCCACACGATTCAAGGCCGCGGAAAACAGATCGGCCCGGACTTGTCCGGAATCGCGAGCCGCCCGCCCGAGACCGTGCTCATTGATATCCTGGATCCGAGCCGGCAAGTGACGCCGGATTTTCTGAGTTACACGGTCACGACCTCGCGCGGAGAGTCTGTGACCGGGCTGCTTGTGGCTGAAACTTCTGCCAGCGTCACTTTGCGGCGGCAAAGCTTGCCGGATGAAACGATTCCGCGAAGTCAGATCCAGGAGCTGCGCGCCGACGGGAAATCGCTCATGCCGGACGGATTGGAGCAAGGACTCTCGATGCAGGACATCGCGGACTTGCTCGCGTTTCTGGCGCAGCCGGATGGATCGTTGCTGCCGAAGGAGTGA
- a CDS encoding MFS transporter, with product MFAATEEKASRWYTGVTRYQWLVLAIASAGWAFDTFEGQLFNITRNQLLADILNVGPGDPAIKRYGDAFLGIFLVGGTTGGLLFGSLADRFGRRPTMIVTILMYSIFSGLTFFAQSLWQVAVLRFLVAMGVGGEWAVAASLVAEVFPKSARAHASGIFHATSIFGTWMAALAGLAVGAQWRYAFLIGVLPALLVLWVRASVNESESWSDRAAGGQSVKLGSFRELLLHPQWGPRAFLGMLLAAVGLATFWGVTVAGQDLAKQIMLNGGVAEKIAAERAKFAYGIVETAGGGLGLLAFGPICVRLGRKRTFALLHLAALAMVPITCYLPRNYFQLLILLPVFGFFTLSMHAGYAIYFPELFPTHLRATGTGFCFNGGRILAAPMLWFSGWLKSLPGMDLRLAVTLLGLLFSLGLIIILFLPETRNQPLPD from the coding sequence ATGTTTGCCGCCACCGAAGAGAAAGCCTCGCGTTGGTACACCGGCGTGACGCGCTACCAGTGGCTCGTCCTCGCCATTGCCTCAGCCGGCTGGGCTTTCGACACCTTTGAAGGCCAGCTCTTCAACATCACCCGCAACCAACTCCTGGCCGACATCCTGAACGTCGGCCCGGGCGATCCGGCCATCAAACGGTACGGCGATGCTTTCCTCGGCATCTTCCTGGTGGGCGGGACGACGGGCGGATTGCTTTTCGGTTCGCTCGCCGATCGCTTCGGCCGGCGGCCCACCATGATCGTGACGATCCTCATGTATTCGATTTTCTCCGGACTGACGTTCTTCGCGCAATCGTTGTGGCAAGTGGCGGTGCTGCGGTTTCTCGTCGCGATGGGCGTGGGCGGCGAATGGGCGGTCGCCGCCAGTCTGGTGGCTGAAGTTTTTCCCAAATCTGCGCGGGCCCATGCCTCGGGGATTTTCCATGCCACCAGCATCTTCGGCACGTGGATGGCAGCCCTGGCCGGTCTGGCCGTGGGCGCGCAATGGCGCTACGCATTCCTGATTGGGGTGCTTCCAGCGCTGCTCGTCCTTTGGGTCCGCGCCAGCGTCAACGAATCGGAAAGTTGGAGCGACCGGGCGGCAGGCGGGCAATCCGTCAAGCTCGGCAGCTTTCGGGAACTGCTCCTCCATCCGCAATGGGGGCCGCGGGCGTTTCTGGGCATGCTCCTGGCCGCGGTGGGATTGGCGACATTCTGGGGAGTGACCGTCGCCGGACAAGACCTCGCGAAACAAATCATGCTCAACGGCGGGGTGGCGGAAAAGATCGCCGCAGAAAGGGCGAAGTTCGCCTACGGAATCGTTGAGACTGCGGGCGGCGGTTTGGGCTTGCTGGCGTTCGGGCCGATTTGCGTCCGCCTGGGCCGCAAGCGAACCTTCGCGTTGTTGCACCTGGCCGCGCTGGCGATGGTGCCCATCACGTGCTATCTCCCGCGGAATTATTTTCAACTGCTGATCTTGCTCCCGGTGTTTGGATTCTTCACGCTGAGCATGCACGCCGGATACGCGATATATTTTCCGGAGCTCTTCCCGACGCACTTGCGCGCCACAGGCACGGGCTTTTGTTTCAACGGCGGGCGCATTCTCGCGGCGCCGATGCTCTGGTTTTCCGGCTGGCTAAAGTCGCTTCCTGGAATGGACCTGCGCCTGGCGGTCACCCTGCTGGGCCTTCTGTTCAGTCTCGGGCTGATTATCATTCTGTTTCTTCCCGAAACCAGGAACCAACCCTTGCCGGATTGA